Proteins encoded in a region of the Candidatus Nitrosomarinus catalina genome:
- a CDS encoding GNAT family N-acetyltransferase — protein sequence MLGIKLRQAEKRDWDLILDLRNASYKFFYKQNEPISHNEHYKYMENQIKNNNFHQWIITHNNEDAGYVRILDSDVSIMVDKEYQNKGIASIALFLLEKEAKTLGIKKLVALVAPENKSSQKIFQKNNYILKLNLFEKDL from the coding sequence TTGTTGGGTATAAAACTTCGTCAAGCGGAAAAAAGAGATTGGGATTTAATTTTAGATCTTCGTAACGCATCATACAAGTTTTTTTACAAACAAAATGAACCAATTTCACATAATGAGCACTACAAATACATGGAAAATCAAATCAAAAACAATAACTTTCATCAATGGATAATTACTCATAATAACGAGGATGCAGGATATGTAAGAATTTTGGATTCTGATGTAAGTATAATGGTAGATAAAGAATATCAAAATAAAGGAATTGCATCAATTGCATTATTTTTACTGGAAAAAGAAGCAAAAACATTAGGAATTAAAAAATTAGTAGCTTTAGTTGCACCTGAGAATAAAAGTAGTCAAAAAATTTTTCAAAAAAATAATTATATTCTGAAATTGAATTTATTTGAAAAAGATCTTTAA
- a CDS encoding DegT/DnrJ/EryC1/StrS family aminotransferase encodes MKIPFFKPWINDDDKKSVINTLNQRWLTNGPNLQKFENRFNSINNSKYSLGVSTATHGLHLSLKSLGVGFGDEVIIPTFTFSATADAVEYCNAKPIFTDVDMDSFNILSNEIKKKITKRTKAIVVVHYGGQSCDMTEILKISKEKNIPVVEDCAHALGSTYGKKKCGTIGDVGCFSFYPTKIITTGEGGMVTTNNIELFKKIKSLRSHGMNILPSEREKKASWEYDIVELGFNYRLDEIRSALGFSQLKRLSEINKHRKMIAKKYSQLLNNVKGIIIPVTKNNRNHIFHLYSIKVDKTYSLTRDELFEKLYSKHIGTSVQYKPLHLMTYYKKKYNLKKSNFPNANLLVKQILCLPIYPQMTDKEIKYVTSQF; translated from the coding sequence ATGAAAATTCCATTTTTTAAACCTTGGATTAATGACGATGATAAAAAAAGCGTAATTAATACATTAAATCAAAGATGGCTAACAAATGGTCCTAATCTTCAAAAATTTGAAAATAGGTTTAATTCAATTAATAATTCTAAATATTCCTTAGGTGTATCTACTGCAACACATGGATTACATCTTAGTTTAAAAAGTCTAGGAGTTGGATTTGGTGATGAAGTTATTATTCCTACATTCACTTTTTCAGCAACTGCTGATGCTGTTGAATATTGTAATGCGAAGCCTATTTTTACAGATGTTGATATGGATTCATTTAACATCCTTTCAAATGAAATTAAAAAGAAAATTACAAAAAGAACAAAAGCAATTGTAGTTGTTCATTATGGTGGTCAATCTTGTGATATGACTGAAATTTTAAAAATCAGTAAAGAAAAAAATATTCCTGTAGTTGAAGATTGTGCACATGCATTAGGTTCAACATATGGTAAAAAAAAATGTGGAACTATTGGAGATGTAGGATGTTTTAGTTTCTATCCTACAAAAATTATAACTACTGGAGAAGGAGGAATGGTCACTACTAATAATATTGAATTATTTAAAAAAATTAAATCTCTTCGTTCACATGGTATGAATATTTTACCTTCTGAACGTGAGAAAAAAGCTAGTTGGGAATATGATATAGTTGAATTAGGATTTAATTATAGATTAGATGAAATTCGCTCTGCACTAGGTTTTTCACAATTAAAAAGACTAAGTGAAATTAATAAGCACAGAAAAATGATTGCAAAAAAATATTCACAATTATTGAATAATGTTAAAGGAATTATTATACCTGTTACCAAAAATAATCGTAATCATATTTTTCACCTTTATTCCATTAAAGTAGACAAAACTTATTCTTTAACAAGAGATGAATTATTTGAAAAATTATATTCAAAACATATAGGAACAAGTGTTCAGTATAAACCCCTTCATTTAATGACCTATTATAAAAAAAAATACAATCTAAAGAAATCTAATTTTCCAAATGCTAATTTACTAGTAAAACAAATTCTTTGCTTACCAATTTATCCACAAATGACTGATAAAGAAATTAAATATGTGACATCTCAATTCTAA
- a CDS encoding polysaccharide biosynthesis protein, whose translation MEKIEYNKIKKELKNKTILITGGAGSVGSQLTSKILEYPIKTLRILDSNEHALFDLGRKNKDPRLRLLLGNILDVDRLELAGNNVDIVIHTAAIKNIEISEYNPIETIDTNINGTVNLIKMAMKNKPKKVLNISTDKAVNSSTLYGATKLLGERVISWAGINLNPPIKFATARFGNIFEANGNVFEVWEDEIKKKKPLSLTDKNMKRYFFHVDEAVDFILNCLTQMNQGEVFVPKMKLFKIEELASKVSKKHKIIGLRKGEKLIEELMSEDEKKNAIKKKNMWIIKQNSK comes from the coding sequence TTGGAAAAAATAGAATATAATAAAATTAAAAAGGAATTAAAAAATAAAACTATCCTAATAACAGGAGGTGCAGGCAGCGTAGGTAGTCAACTTACAAGCAAGATTTTAGAATATCCAATTAAAACTCTAAGAATTTTGGATAGTAATGAACATGCATTATTTGATTTAGGAAGAAAAAACAAGGATCCTAGACTAAGATTACTTTTGGGAAATATTTTAGATGTAGATAGATTAGAATTAGCTGGAAATAATGTAGATATAGTTATCCATACAGCAGCTATAAAAAATATCGAAATTTCGGAATATAATCCCATAGAAACAATTGATACGAATATCAATGGAACAGTTAATCTTATTAAAATGGCTATGAAAAATAAGCCAAAAAAAGTTTTGAATATTAGTACAGATAAAGCTGTTAATTCATCAACACTTTACGGGGCCACAAAATTATTAGGTGAACGAGTAATTAGTTGGGCAGGTATTAATCTCAACCCTCCAATAAAATTTGCAACTGCAAGATTTGGAAATATCTTTGAGGCAAATGGAAATGTTTTTGAAGTTTGGGAAGATGAAATTAAGAAGAAGAAACCACTGTCGTTAACTGATAAAAATATGAAAAGATATTTTTTTCATGTAGATGAAGCAGTTGATTTTATTTTAAATTGTTTAACACAAATGAATCAAGGTGAAGTGTTTGTACCAAAAATGAAATTATTTAAAATTGAGGAATTAGCATCAAAGGTTTCTAAAAAACACAAAATCATAGGATTGCGTAAAGGAGAAAAATTAATTGAAGAATTAATGTCTGAAGATGAGAAAAAGAATGCCATTAAAAAGAAAAACATGTGGATAATAAAACAAAATTCCAAATAA
- the pseG gene encoding UDP-2,4-diacetamido-2,4,6-trideoxy-beta-L-altropyranose hydrolase — MKKQQLNILFRTSGGQAKNKQLGFGHVFRCINLAQELSKNNIFFLVEDYGQAKKPIINSGFKQIFSLRQNSNFEDDLQKTINIIKKENINILIIDKYKTQKRYVKKLRNYVKVIYISDLEKIDFPADLIFNGYIGFSNKILYNKFGTKCFTGPSYQILHKNFSLKKDPTKKKFKLLVTFGGFDEHNLVRIFLKNLQKYQQKLKIKIILGPGSKLSQLNNLKKNFKSLHIIKETKNMYQEIASSEYGLCSGGITSYEFATMHVPFAVVCQVKHQLKTAQQWEKKQVGLNLGLPDKNLDKKLCNFLDSIISGELNYTKKLEIVDGLGAKRISKEILNLKDDLKNY, encoded by the coding sequence TTGAAAAAGCAACAACTAAACATATTATTTAGAACCTCTGGAGGACAAGCAAAAAATAAACAATTAGGGTTTGGACATGTTTTTAGATGTATTAACCTTGCACAAGAATTAAGTAAAAACAATATTTTCTTTTTAGTAGAAGATTATGGTCAAGCAAAAAAACCAATAATCAATTCAGGATTTAAACAAATTTTTTCATTAAGACAAAATTCAAACTTTGAAGATGATTTACAAAAAACTATCAATATAATTAAAAAAGAAAATATCAATATTTTAATTATTGATAAATATAAAACACAAAAACGATACGTAAAAAAATTACGTAATTATGTTAAAGTAATTTATATTTCGGATTTAGAAAAAATTGATTTTCCAGCTGATTTAATTTTTAATGGATATATAGGATTTTCAAATAAAATATTATACAATAAATTTGGAACAAAATGTTTTACTGGTCCTTCTTATCAAATTTTACATAAAAATTTCTCTTTAAAAAAAGATCCTACTAAAAAGAAATTCAAACTACTTGTTACATTTGGTGGTTTTGATGAACATAATCTTGTAAGAATATTTTTAAAAAATTTACAAAAATATCAACAAAAACTGAAAATTAAAATAATTTTAGGGCCTGGTTCAAAATTATCACAACTAAATAATCTGAAAAAAAATTTTAAATCTCTTCACATTATAAAAGAAACAAAAAACATGTATCAAGAAATTGCATCAAGTGAATATGGTTTATGTTCTGGGGGTATCACTTCATATGAATTTGCTACTATGCATGTACCCTTTGCTGTAGTTTGTCAGGTAAAACACCAATTAAAAACTGCACAACAATGGGAGAAAAAGCAAGTTGGTTTGAATTTAGGATTACCTGACAAAAATTTAGATAAAAAACTTTGTAATTTCTTGGATTCTATAATTTCTGGGGAACTTAACTATACAAAAAAACTTGAAATTGTTGATGGTTTAGGTGCAAAACGAATTTCTAAAGAAATTCTCAACTTAAAAGATGATTTAAAGAATTATTAA
- a CDS encoding N-acetylneuraminate synthase family protein: protein MKIRISKKIVGEDSPVFIIAEAGLNHNGDINIAKKLINTAQKCGADAIKFQTFKTENFIAKKSDYFKLFKKLELIDSEFTELSKYAKSKKIIFLSTPFSNDSVDLLSKLNVPAFKIASGDLTNLPLIKYASSKMKPMIISTGMSNMNEISDALKTIKSTKNKKIMIMHSISSYPAPTEEVNLSSINQLQKKFPYPIGFSDNGDNELVSFAAVARGAKLIEKHFTLDKKMSGPDHSISSNPKELKNLITNIRIVEKLIGSGIKSCQPSEMNTKTLARRSVTASIPIPKGVKLTLDMLSIKRPATGIEPKFFNKILGKKTTRKISMDESIRWKDIR, encoded by the coding sequence ATGAAAATTCGAATCTCAAAAAAAATTGTCGGTGAAGATTCTCCAGTTTTTATTATTGCCGAAGCTGGTCTAAATCATAATGGCGATATCAATATTGCTAAAAAATTAATCAATACTGCACAAAAATGTGGTGCTGATGCAATAAAATTTCAAACTTTTAAAACAGAAAATTTTATTGCAAAAAAATCTGATTATTTTAAACTTTTCAAAAAACTTGAGTTAATAGATAGTGAATTTACAGAGTTATCAAAATATGCTAAAAGTAAAAAAATAATTTTTTTATCTACTCCATTTAGCAATGATTCTGTCGATTTACTTTCTAAACTTAATGTGCCTGCATTTAAAATTGCTTCAGGTGATTTAACTAATTTACCATTGATAAAATATGCATCATCCAAAATGAAACCAATGATTATTTCCACAGGAATGTCAAATATGAATGAGATATCTGATGCGCTAAAAACTATCAAATCTACAAAAAATAAAAAAATCATGATAATGCATAGTATTTCTTCATATCCTGCGCCTACAGAGGAAGTAAATCTTTCATCTATTAATCAACTACAAAAAAAATTTCCATATCCAATTGGTTTTTCTGATAATGGGGATAACGAATTAGTTTCATTTGCAGCAGTAGCAAGAGGTGCTAAACTAATTGAAAAACATTTTACTTTAGATAAAAAAATGAGTGGACCAGATCATTCAATCTCTTCCAACCCTAAAGAATTAAAAAATCTAATAACAAACATACGCATTGTTGAAAAATTGATTGGTAGTGGAATTAAATCCTGTCAACCATCAGAAATGAACACCAAAACTCTGGCACGACGTTCTGTTACTGCAAGTATACCAATTCCAAAAGGTGTTAAATTAACACTTGACATGTTATCAATTAAACGTCCGGCCACAGGAATAGAGCCAAAATTTTTTAATAAAATTTTAGGAAAAAAAACAACTCGAAAAATATCAATGGACGAATCAATTAGATGGAAGGATATAAGATAG
- a CDS encoding PIG-L deacetylase family protein → MKKILVVCAHPDDETLGLGGTIVKHSQNGDQVFVVIFADGESARSNSKKNIVMRKNQAKKVATILGIEKIKFLDYRDQTLDTISSLVLAKKLEKIIEEYNPDTIYTHFWGDVNQDHKKIFDITLIAARPTPNSNIQRLICYETPSSTEWGNASFKPNLFVEITPFLKKKIAAVEIYKNEIHEYPHPRSDKSIVTRSNFWGSSIGVMNAEAFIVLRDIEKI, encoded by the coding sequence ATGAAAAAAATTCTAGTAGTCTGTGCACATCCAGATGATGAAACTTTAGGTTTGGGCGGTACTATTGTAAAACATTCTCAAAACGGTGATCAGGTATTTGTTGTGATTTTTGCTGATGGTGAATCGGCAAGAAGTAATTCTAAAAAAAACATTGTAATGAGAAAAAATCAAGCAAAAAAAGTAGCAACTATTTTAGGAATTGAAAAAATTAAATTCTTAGATTATCGTGATCAGACACTTGATACTATATCATCTCTAGTTTTAGCAAAAAAATTAGAAAAAATAATTGAAGAATATAATCCCGATACAATTTATACTCATTTTTGGGGTGATGTAAATCAAGATCATAAAAAAATATTTGATATTACTCTGATAGCTGCACGACCTACACCAAATTCTAACATTCAACGCTTAATTTGTTATGAAACACCATCTTCTACTGAATGGGGTAATGCAAGTTTTAAACCAAATTTATTTGTAGAAATAACTCCATTTTTAAAGAAAAAAATTGCTGCTGTTGAAATATACAAAAATGAAATACATGAATATCCACATCCACGTTCTGATAAATCTATTGTTACACGTTCAAATTTCTGGGGATCTTCTATAGGTGTAATGAATGCTGAAGCATTTATTGTGTTACGAGATATTGAAAAAATCTAA
- a CDS encoding methionyl-tRNA formyltransferase gives MAKIGFVGCHEISWFCLKKICQLSKEHKDEMVVVYNLNEEESKKHSSYFNFDSLKKEFDFNLKYISNITDRDNLEFLKNSGLDVLFIIGWHKIVPQAVIDTAKICLGIHSSELPRDRGSSPINWQIIKAEEKGGVTLFHLSEGVDSGPIVESTSYDISDEDDVRTVYFKATIASISLLEKHWSNIHNLDVPSITQDESQATYNERRRPKDGLIDWTQSSKKCYDWIRAITFPYPGAYTYWNKKKIILISSKISNIQGTKPGEILQVGEKIIVSSGDNSLEILSLQVEGEPICNAKLFVDSYKIQSGDVFSNS, from the coding sequence ATGGCAAAGATTGGTTTTGTAGGATGTCACGAAATAAGTTGGTTTTGCTTGAAAAAAATATGCCAATTATCTAAAGAACATAAAGATGAGATGGTAGTTGTTTACAATTTAAATGAGGAAGAAAGCAAAAAACATTCAAGTTATTTCAATTTTGATTCATTAAAAAAAGAATTTGATTTTAATTTGAAATACATTTCAAATATTACAGATAGAGACAATTTAGAATTTTTGAAAAACTCTGGATTAGATGTACTTTTTATAATTGGATGGCATAAGATAGTACCTCAAGCAGTAATAGACACTGCAAAAATATGTTTAGGAATTCATTCTTCAGAACTCCCTAGAGATAGAGGTTCATCTCCAATAAATTGGCAAATTATAAAAGCTGAAGAGAAAGGTGGGGTTACTTTATTTCATTTAAGTGAAGGAGTAGATTCAGGACCAATTGTTGAAAGTACCAGTTATGATATTTCTGATGAAGACGATGTTAGAACAGTGTATTTTAAAGCAACAATCGCTTCAATCTCATTATTAGAAAAACATTGGTCAAACATACACAATCTAGATGTTCCAAGTATCACACAAGATGAATCGCAAGCAACTTACAATGAAAGACGAAGGCCAAAAGATGGATTAATTGACTGGACTCAAAGTTCTAAGAAATGTTATGATTGGATTAGAGCAATAACGTTTCCATATCCTGGAGCATACACATACTGGAATAAGAAAAAAATCATATTAATTTCGTCAAAAATAAGTAATATTCAAGGAACAAAACCTGGAGAAATTTTACAAGTGGGGGAGAAAATCATAGTTTCATCTGGAGATAATAGTTTAGAAATTTTATCATTACAAGTTGAAGGAGAGCCAATTTGCAATGCTAAATTATTTGTAGATTCATATAAAATACAAAGTGGGGATGTTTTTTCCAATTCATAA